DNA from Daucus carota subsp. sativus chromosome 1, DH1 v3.0, whole genome shotgun sequence:
AGACAACACATCAAGAACACAATTATGATAAAAAATAGTGATCTATAGTTGTGTGCGTACGCAGCTAACAAAATTGACCATCTTATTATAGATCTCCGTCAGTCGATGCACAAGAAAGAAAAGCCGGCGGCTGTTATCATGTAATATAGGATTATGACCAATAATGTATCTTGAACAGGAGTTTATCTAAAAAGAATACTTTTACATTTTATATCTTTACttgctttgattttttttcctgtGTATCTCATGTATTCGTTATTACCTGCTCTAGAATATACTTTAGTGACTTTGTtagttcatatatataatttcttacTTAAGGAACTAATTCTACCTAATGTGTACCAGATGATAATTGTTGATACGCCAGGGACAAATGTAATACTTCAAAGGCAACAACGTCTTACTGAAGAATTTGTGCCCCGTGCAGATTTGCTTCTCTTTGTTATATCAGCTGATCGCCCTTTGACCGAAAGTGAGGTATGAATACTTTGCCTTGATAAATAAGGTGAATTGCTACTCTATTTTATATTGCAAGAAACAAAAATGGCACTTAGTTATACAAGTTCAATatatgttctatttttctgCTATGACCAGATGAGACTAGATAATGGGTGGACCTGCAAGTATGTAAATTTAATATGAAATACAAGATGACGTGTTAGATAGTAAATTCATACAAATTTCTGTCTTTCAAAAGCAGAGCTGGTTAAAGGCATTCCATGGTCATTTAAATAAGcaacttttatatttatttggatCACGCATCAAAGTTCAGCTTCAAGAATCCCTACTTTTATGAATGTTAAATATGGACTTTTTCCTTCCTCTGCCACCACAATGGCACCAGTGCATGATATAATCATATAACTACTTAATGCTCCCTCTGGTCTTCACATGATTGTGggtttttttttgggggggggggttggTGTGGTAATGTTCCAAAAATTTGATTATGTACGACTTCTAAACTCTAATGCAACATGAATTGCAGGTTACTTTTCTTCGTTACACTCAGCAGTGGAAGAAAAAAGTAGTGTTTGTGCTAAATAAATCTGACATATATCAAAATGCCACGGAGGTATGGTTATTCACTTTATATGAAGAGGGAGTGTAAGGCTGGTTTATTTCTCAAGCTTTATGTTTGGCTTGTTTGATGCAGCTTGAAGAAGCTATATCATTTATCAAGGAGAACACCAAGAGGTTACTTAACACTGAACATGTGACATTATATCCTGTATCTGCACGGGCTGCTCTTAAAGCCAAACTTTTAGCTTCCTCTAATGTTCACAATAAAAATGAGGAAATCTCAGTAGATCATTCTCAACAGCGAACAAGTGGCTTCTATGAGCTTGAAGAGTTTTTATTAAGTTTCCTAGATGGGTCGACGAGTACCGGAATCGAAAGAATAAAGCTTAAGCTTGAAACGCCTATCAGGATCGCTGAGCAACTACTCGCAGCCTGTCAGATACAAACAATGCAAGATTATCAGCAAGCCAAACAGGACTTAATGTCTGTTAATGAACTACTTGGCAGTGTTGAAGATTATGCACAGAAGATGGAAAGTGAGAGCATTTTGTGGAGAAGGAAAACTTTGTCTCTGGTATATACTTCTTTTTTACACTTAGGTACAGTATGCATCTAATTGGCATTGTAGACTTGTTTCTTTGTGTTtgtaagaaaattataatttggtACTTTTGCAATGTTGTTTCGTAAATTTGAATATGTTCTTGTGCTAATAATGCAGATTGATGATACAAAATCACGAGCTTTGAAGCTTACAGAATCAACACTAGTGATATCGAATATTGATATTGTCACAACTTACGTATTCAGAGGAAATAAAGGTGCTCTAGTGCCTGCTGCCTCAGTGATTCAGAATGATATCATAGGTCCTGCACTCTCTGAGGCACAAGTCAGTCACTCACTCCTGCTTGTGTGTGTGGTTTGGCGTTAAGATTTCTACAGTATTATAGGCGGGCTTAACCAATATTTCCTATTGAGCTTCCATATCTGTGCTTCTGGTACCAGATCTCTAATTATTACGAATCTTACTTTCTGTTTTTGTTCATTTGAAATTTAGAAACTCCTGGGAGATTATGTAACATGGCTACAATCAAATAATGCTCGTGAAGGAAGATCATATTTGGAGTCCTTTAAGAAAAAATGGCCTTCCATTGTCAATACTGAGAATCTTGTAGAGTTGGAGACTGATAATTTTTTGGGTAGAAAATATGAGCTGAGCAGAGAAGCAATAGAAAGCTTTAATGCTGCAGCAGCTTCAAAATTGTTTGATCAAGAAGTCCGTGAAGCAGTAAGTTAAAAAGTCTTTATTGTCCTTACTAATCCTGAAGTCATGTTGGAAATTGGAAATTCATAATGGAAGCAGACATAGATATCTAATCAATATGACTTTTCAATAGTTCACACATGTGTGGAGGCATATATGATTTGATCCACATTGAGATTCATCTAATCCATGCACCTCCTTTCTTATAGTGTGCCCAACCTAACGCAGCACACATATACAGACCATCACTGCCTACACAGAATACAACTGTTTTATTTTGCTTTTATCCACACCATGCAACTTGTTAATTGTTTCTGCATACAATGAATTGTCATATATTGTGGGTTTCACTAACATCTTTaaattcattataattttaacaacTCAATATATATGAGTGTACATTGGAAATGGTGTGCTACTGTACTGTTTCTTGAAAACCTTTAGGAAAatagctactccctccgtcccagtcaattgtatatgtttgtttttcactgctcggcacgcattttaaggctcttataaaatatagctcTATagcttattttcaaatttttctttttttgtataaaaatataatttttatttttatacagaaaaagataATCTTACAAATAAGTTGCACAACTATttttattgaagcattaaaatccgtgccCCGTTCCCGTCGCCCAATGTATACTGttggttgggacggagggaatacatCAAATAACACTACCTTGCATCAATCAACTGATGcggtttaaaaaaatcacatgggACTCATGAGAATTTTTTCAGCGTTTATACTAAATAATGAGCTATATATGAACTTGTTCCTTTGTAAACAAGTCAAAAACGAAACTGATGATGTTAATTGCAGTGTATTATGAACACTGCTTGTAATGTTGATCCAGCATATAACTTATTATAATGGATTctgtttattgaatttttagttcATTGGAAGTTTTGGGGGACTGGGAGCAGCTGGTTTATCGGCATCACTTCTGACATCTGTTCTACCAACCACATTAGAGGATCTTCTTGCTCTCGCCTTATGCTCAGCTGGAGGGTAGGGTCACTTTTTATTATGTAGCATTGGaattcattttcagtttcatTTTGCTTTCAGTTTAATATGCCCCTCTCTTCCCAACTCTTTTGGTCCTCATGATTTCAGTTTAATAGTCGGCTTGATCCTGAGGTCCTTTAAATACTAATTCATATGAATTTGGGTCTTTGGGTGAGGAAATATGGGGCAGGGGTTCACCAAGGTGGGGGTTTAGCCAAAACTGAGCAGATCTGAAAATATGGCATGCAGTATAAATGTGTAATCTGTGCGGTGAATAGTTGATAAGGATGCAGAGGGTTGACAATGTGTTATCTAGAACTTGCTGATACTCCCTTAGGTTTGTACAAGATTATATAGTATAATGAATCGCTTGAAATTCCAAAATGTACGATAAAAAAGGCACTTTCAGAAAGAACTAAGCGCTTGCCCAGTGTATTTCCATGGGCTTTTATTATTGGAAAGCGTGACATTTTAATATCCTTGTAAATATGAATATTCACAAGAATATGAATTTCTATTGTTTATATATGTTGGGGtaaataactaaaaataatattcaagcaAAAACAGCTCATTTGTCTATACAGGTTTTTTTCTGCAGAGTTTTACCCACATTACTTTTTTACTCGgtcttattattataaatttatttatgagagaaaaaaaaatgaattgttGCCCAAAGactttataatataaagaatTGCTGCATCTCAGTTGTTAAACTGACTTTTGGCCTTTTTTAGATGACATCAATTGCATAGTATTTTGTACAAATGAATCATGAGTGTGAAGTGTAGTTTACTCGATTCTTTTTGGGTATGCTTTTTCATCCTGCTCTTTGCACTGCTATTACAGGTTGTTAGCCATCTCCAAATTCCCGGCACGAAGACAACTGGTGGTTGACAAAGTGAAAAGAACTGCTGATGCCTTGGGAAGGGAACTTGAAGAAGCCATGCTGAAGGATCTGGTGGAAACAACAGAGAGTTTGAAAAACTTTGTAAAACTCATTGGTAAACCATATCAAGATTTGGCACAACACAGGCTGGAAAACCTCTTAGCTACACAAGAAAAGTTAAGTAGCATGGAGAGCACTATTAAAACTCTACAGatagaaaatcaaaatttacatatatcatGACTGCATATGCATAGGGGATAATTGCGTGCACACATAATGTGTGAATGCTATGACGAAGTAAGCAGTTGTAACGGTAATGTATctgcttttattttttttgtttcaccTTTTTGACGTGTACAGCCTGCAAGTTGCATCTAGGAAGGGGAACAAGTAATAAATATCCTTTATTACGtggttattttctttgttttaattaaaaataaatatagatGTACACTCAACTTCTGTTAAGTATTTATAATATAGATGTACTCTCAACTATATATAATTCAACTTCTGTTATTTAGactttatcaaattatttaatatttatttttaatcaaaacaaagaaaattacTATATAATAGAGGGAAAGGATGAACAAGTATTTATTATATAGAGGTACTCTCAACTTCTGTTATTGTGGTCATGTGAGAAGACGATAAAATACGGTAGGTCGCTTAGTTGCCAGAAATTGCCCCTGTGCTGTACTGAAGAGAAGTTTGCACTGTTTGACTCTTTTCCGCAAAGTATTTTTAACTTTGGTTGACATGGATTATTTTTACCTGACTCTTCTCCACAaagtattttaagattttttgagTACCTGAAGCTTCGTAGTTGCAGTTCTTATTTTGGTCAAGTTGTTTGCAACCCCCTACTCAGAACTCAAAAGGCCGCCTTTGGCATTTTACCTACATTCTGGGTCAGTTCAGAAAGGGAAAGGAAAACATAAACTGCCGTTCCTATAATTTTTGCTTGGAACTTTGGAGATCTTCTCGCAATTGGCAATATCAAAATAGATGCACTGTTTAAGGATGGACATTGGGGAACTAAACCCAACAAAAATGATAACGTATTTGGTTTTTTGGTTTTTGTCACAGAGTCTATTGCCCGTACCAGATAAACAGCAATGCAAATGTTCAAAAATCACAAGTAATGCATCTTATCGGCTTCAGCGCTAAATTTGCATGATTGAACCTTAGACATCTCTAATGTTTATAGTCAGTCAAATGCAGCTCAGAAGAATTTTGCAAAAGTTTGAACAGAAGTACGATTTTGGCATACGATAAGATGCCACAATGCTTACAGATTTCATCAACTTAAACGCACTAAAGTGCTTTTATATTTCATAGActgtcaataaaaaaattagtggtGTAAACACCAACAAAAGAAAGAGGACAAGTCTCCAGCTTTCCAATAGTAACGGTAACTTTGTCCTATATACAAGAATTATCTTGAGGGCGTTTATGAACACAAGTAAACTGCTGGGTACAGgttcaaaaatattactttacctAACCAGAGGCGTTTTTTCTTGCAGCATAGGCACGATAAGCTGCCAATGCAACCACAGTAACAGCAGCACTCACTGCATGATaagtaacatatattttttttaaagataaaaattataagtttacAGTACGACCATAAAAGATAAGAAATAAATATGCATAGGGATCTCAACTTATTCATTTCCC
Protein-coding regions in this window:
- the LOC108204373 gene encoding probable transmembrane GTPase FZO-like, chloroplastic, producing MVLSLHSHSTSINTHLSFLFHRPNRHLHPPHHLKLRRHFSVTTAVANNSTSSNQQPRTLFPGGYKRPQIKVPALVLQLNPQDVLVQDNRDVLSLIDDAVSKNWIGIVVLNDGGDASGGKMYEAACLLKSFIGGRAYLLLSERVDIAAAVNASGVLLSDQGLPAIVARKTITDAKFESAVLPLVARNVQTPVAAENASNSEGADFLIYNVDGRKPLDEVVDTVFGRIKIPIFILTNTLKDDELFGEASRLMKAGASGLVISLNELKVLSDDVLYKMFKSVNLSKKRQQEILPNLADKLRTNDASNGSFVKEGVVGFVNLEDKVQKLMEREKSVLTEAIDVIKRAAPLTDEVSLLVDAVLQLDEPFLLVIVGEFNSGKSTFINALLGEKYLQDGVVPTTNEITFLRYSGLDSSEQQRCERHPDGQFVCYLPAPILKEMIIVDTPGTNVILQRQQRLTEEFVPRADLLLFVISADRPLTESEVTFLRYTQQWKKKVVFVLNKSDIYQNATELEEAISFIKENTKRLLNTEHVTLYPVSARAALKAKLLASSNVHNKNEEISVDHSQQRTSGFYELEEFLLSFLDGSTSTGIERIKLKLETPIRIAEQLLAACQIQTMQDYQQAKQDLMSVNELLGSVEDYAQKMESESILWRRKTLSLIDDTKSRALKLTESTLVISNIDIVTTYVFRGNKGALVPAASVIQNDIIGPALSEAQKLLGDYVTWLQSNNAREGRSYLESFKKKWPSIVNTENLVELETDNFLGRKYELSREAIESFNAAAASKLFDQEVREAFIGSFGGLGAAGLSASLLTSVLPTTLEDLLALALCSAGGLLAISKFPARRQLVVDKVKRTADALGRELEEAMLKDLVETTESLKNFVKLIGKPYQDLAQHRLENLLATQEKLSSMESTIKTLQIENQNLHIS